The following coding sequences lie in one Candidatus Eisenbacteria bacterium genomic window:
- a CDS encoding UDP-glucose/GDP-mannose dehydrogenase family protein — protein MERICVLGTGYVGLVTGACLADFGNTVICVDIDKKKVETLRKGQIPFYEFSLEELVRTNMKEGRLQFTSDLAGTIKKCRAIFIAVGTPSNARGEADLSQVFEAARTIAKNANGYKLVIQKSTVPVGTGAKVREIIATHLKKKVPFDVASNPEFLREGSAVRDFLWADRIVIGTWTKKAEKILSEIYRPLYLNETPMVKTSVETAELIKYASNAFLATKISFINEMSILCERAGADVKILSRAMGLDGRIGPKFLHPGPGYGGSCFPKDTRALAHFSKKLGYESKLVKATISVNQRQKKLMIEKISAAAGTVKGRNIGVLGLSFKPMTDDVRESVAMEIVKHLLKLGAHVRVFDPVAMPNAKKELKGARFCSDAYEVAKDAHVLVIATEWNEFRMLDLAKIRQLMKTPNLVDCRNIYNPSNMDSMGFNYVGVGRGEFLRQQKSAKKKL, from the coding sequence ATGGAGCGGATTTGTGTGTTGGGAACGGGATATGTCGGATTGGTTACAGGCGCCTGTCTCGCCGATTTTGGGAATACGGTCATCTGTGTCGATATCGACAAGAAGAAAGTTGAAACGCTGAGGAAGGGGCAAATCCCGTTTTATGAGTTTAGTTTGGAAGAGCTTGTCCGGACCAATATGAAAGAAGGCCGGCTGCAGTTTACCTCGGATCTGGCCGGCACCATCAAGAAGTGCCGCGCTATTTTTATCGCCGTGGGGACGCCATCCAATGCGCGAGGCGAAGCCGATCTTTCGCAGGTTTTTGAGGCGGCCCGAACAATAGCCAAGAACGCCAACGGCTACAAACTTGTTATACAAAAGAGCACGGTGCCGGTGGGGACGGGGGCGAAGGTTCGTGAAATTATCGCCACCCATCTGAAAAAGAAGGTTCCTTTCGATGTAGCGTCGAACCCCGAGTTCCTGCGAGAAGGATCAGCGGTGCGTGATTTTCTATGGGCCGATAGGATTGTGATCGGAACCTGGACGAAGAAGGCCGAAAAAATTCTCTCGGAAATTTACCGGCCGCTCTATCTCAATGAAACACCCATGGTGAAAACCAGTGTGGAGACGGCCGAACTGATTAAATACGCCTCGAACGCCTTTCTCGCCACAAAGATCTCCTTTATCAATGAGATGTCGATTCTTTGCGAGCGTGCCGGCGCCGATGTCAAAATATTGTCGCGGGCGATGGGTTTGGACGGGCGCATCGGACCCAAATTCCTTCATCCCGGACCCGGTTACGGCGGATCGTGTTTCCCGAAAGATACGCGGGCGCTTGCGCATTTTTCAAAAAAACTGGGTTATGAATCAAAGCTCGTCAAGGCGACCATCAGCGTTAACCAGCGTCAGAAGAAACTGATGATTGAGAAGATCAGCGCCGCAGCCGGTACGGTGAAGGGCAGGAACATTGGAGTCCTGGGGCTTTCCTTTAAACCGATGACCGATGATGTGCGGGAATCAGTGGCGATGGAGATTGTTAAACACCTTTTGAAATTGGGAGCCCATGTCCGGGTCTTCGATCCGGTCGCCATGCCCAATGCGAAGAAGGAGTTGAAAGGCGCGCGGTTCTGCTCGGATGCTTATGAGGTCGCCAAGGATGCGCATGTCCTGGTCATTGCGACGGAATGGAATGAATTTCGGATGTTGGATCTCGCCAAAATCCGCCAGCTCATGAAGACGCCCAACCTTGTTGATTGCCGGAATATTTACAATCCCTCCAATATGGACTCCATGGGCTTCAATTATGTAGGCGTGGGACGCGGAGAATTTCTGCGTCAACAAAAATCAGCCAAGAAAAAACTTTAG
- a CDS encoding aspartate carbamoyltransferase catalytic subunit yields MVKRRHLLGLRELEPLEILEILDSARSFREVLDRPIKKVPALRGITICNAFFEPSTRTRVSFELAAKRLSADVLNFATTGSSVSKGETLIDTVRNIEAMKVEMVVLRHGSSGAAQFLSTHVKANVVNAGDGQHEHPTQALLDLYTMREHLSRLQGIRVAIIGDVAHSRVARSNIWGLTKMGAKVVVCAPQTLLPPDIQSLGVKTSYRLEEALDGAQVVYLLRLQRERQDGGYLPSLREYARTFGLKVEHLEQLPPETLLMHPGPMNRGVEAENAVVDGHRSVILEQVTNGVAIRMAVLFLLWAGREGTPAVREMLREGSVG; encoded by the coding sequence ATCGTGAAACGCCGTCATTTGTTAGGTCTGCGGGAATTGGAACCCTTGGAAATTCTTGAAATTCTGGACTCCGCCCGCTCGTTCCGGGAGGTCCTGGACCGCCCGATCAAAAAGGTTCCCGCTCTGCGCGGGATAACTATATGCAACGCCTTCTTCGAGCCTTCCACCCGGACGCGTGTCTCCTTTGAACTGGCCGCGAAGCGCCTTTCGGCTGATGTTCTCAATTTCGCGACCACGGGGTCCAGTGTCTCCAAAGGGGAGACATTAATAGACACGGTGAGAAATATCGAAGCGATGAAGGTCGAGATGGTCGTTCTCCGGCACGGCTCCTCGGGCGCGGCGCAATTCCTTTCAACACATGTCAAGGCGAATGTCGTCAATGCCGGTGACGGGCAGCATGAACATCCGACACAAGCCCTCCTTGATTTGTATACGATGCGGGAGCATCTCAGCAGGCTGCAGGGAATCCGCGTTGCAATCATCGGTGACGTGGCGCACAGCCGTGTGGCCCGGTCGAATATCTGGGGTTTAACAAAAATGGGAGCCAAGGTTGTCGTCTGTGCTCCTCAAACCCTTCTGCCGCCCGACATTCAATCCCTTGGGGTGAAGACGTCTTACAGACTGGAAGAGGCGCTTGACGGAGCCCAAGTCGTTTATCTCCTGCGACTGCAGCGGGAACGGCAGGATGGCGGGTATCTTCCCTCGCTGAGAGAGTATGCCCGGACCTTCGGTTTAAAGGTTGAACATTTGGAGCAACTCCCGCCTGAAACGCTGTTGATGCATCCCGGGCCGATGAACCGGGGGGTGGAAGCCGAAAACGCCGTCGTCGACGGACATCGATCCGTTATTTTAGAACAGGTCACAAACGGGGTCGCCATACGCATGGCTGTCCTTTTCCTGTTGTGGGCGGGACGGGAAGGGACGCCCGCTGTCCGAGAAATGCTCCGGGAAGGGAGCGTGGGGTAG
- a CDS encoding dihydroorotase has translation MDLVGGRVVDPDGPLNRREGLRIVDGRLVEPGDQADLESDLMIDLQGGLLTPGLSDMHVHLREPGYEDAETVATGLRAAARGGFTRVACMPNTNPPVDQRSVVELLLARAREACGVHLHPVGAVTRGLKSDDLTEMAELKEAGVTAVSNDGFPVFSSRTMRRAMEYAKTFDMLIISHAEDEGLKGDGVMNEGYWSTVLGLRGIPAAAEEIAVMRDIALSRLTGCRLHIAHVSTAGSVDAIRRAKAEGVPVTAETAPHYFTLTHAALQSYDANFKMNPPLRTERDVEAILQGIVDGTLDVIATDHAPHSQEKKEVELDQASFGIIGLETSLGLVMTHLLRPGRVGAEDLVRLMSQRAAKIMGWNSGHLRAGELAELTLIDPQATWTVDPELFASKSRNCPFGGWELQGRAALTVVEGRLVHWEKSRAEADSGLLVRAL, from the coding sequence ATAGATCTTGTCGGGGGACGGGTCGTCGATCCGGATGGACCCCTCAACCGGCGGGAAGGATTGAGGATTGTGGATGGCCGGCTGGTCGAACCCGGCGACCAGGCCGATCTTGAATCGGATCTGATGATCGATCTTCAAGGCGGATTGCTGACCCCCGGTCTCTCTGATATGCATGTTCATTTGCGGGAACCGGGATATGAGGATGCTGAAACGGTGGCGACGGGTCTTCGAGCGGCCGCGCGGGGCGGTTTTACGCGGGTCGCCTGCATGCCCAACACGAATCCGCCGGTCGATCAGCGGTCCGTCGTGGAGTTGTTACTAGCCAGGGCGCGAGAAGCCTGCGGTGTGCATCTCCATCCGGTCGGTGCTGTGACCCGGGGGTTAAAGAGCGATGATTTGACCGAGATGGCGGAACTCAAGGAAGCGGGGGTGACCGCGGTTTCAAATGATGGGTTTCCGGTCTTCTCCAGCCGGACGATGCGGCGGGCGATGGAGTATGCGAAGACATTCGATATGCTGATCATCTCCCATGCCGAGGATGAGGGGCTCAAAGGCGACGGCGTGATGAATGAGGGCTACTGGTCAACCGTCTTGGGGCTTCGCGGCATACCGGCCGCGGCCGAAGAGATCGCCGTGATGCGGGATATCGCCCTCAGCCGGTTGACCGGGTGCCGCCTGCATATCGCACACGTATCGACCGCGGGCAGTGTCGACGCGATTCGAAGAGCCAAGGCCGAAGGAGTGCCGGTCACGGCGGAGACGGCGCCGCACTATTTCACCCTGACCCATGCCGCGCTGCAATCGTATGACGCCAACTTCAAAATGAATCCGCCGCTGCGCACCGAACGGGATGTCGAAGCCATTCTGCAAGGGATTGTCGATGGAACGCTCGATGTCATCGCCACCGATCACGCTCCGCATTCGCAAGAAAAAAAAGAGGTCGAGTTGGATCAAGCCTCCTTCGGCATCATCGGACTGGAAACATCGCTTGGTCTGGTGATGACGCATTTGCTTCGTCCCGGCCGCGTCGGCGCGGAGGATCTGGTGCGTTTGATGAGTCAGAGGGCGGCAAAAATCATGGGATGGAACAGCGGCCATCTCCGCGCCGGCGAGCTTGCGGAGCTGACCTTGATTGATCCGCAGGCGACCTGGACCGTCGATCCTGAATTGTTCGCCTCGAAATCAAGGAATTGTCCTTTCGGAGGTTGGGAATTGCAGGGACGGGCTGCGCTGACCGTTGTTGAGGGGCGGCTGGTCCACTGGGAAAAGAGCCGGGCCGAAGCCGATTCGGGTCTGCTCGTGCGAGCTCTATGA
- a CDS encoding dihydroorotate dehydrogenase yields MASSNKRPDLSINVGGVQLANPVLAASGTFGYGLESIALTEAHRLGGIVTKTITLEPRAGNHPLRIAETDAGLLNSIGLQNVGMDRFLAEILPPLRDLGPRIIVSLGGRRIDDFVRIAERVGRAPGVAGLEINISCPNVSEGGMEFSQNPRTAYQVIAHIRSVTDRPLWAKLSPNVTSIEEIGRACLEGGADALTAINTLLGLVIDTEKNKPRLARGFGGLSGPAIRPVAVARVHQLFKALGGPIVGVGGIAAISDAMEFFLAGASAIQIGSASFAHPGTAVEILDQLPSRIERLGKSCLAEIVGSLQWPQEGV; encoded by the coding sequence ATGGCTTCGTCGAATAAGCGACCGGATCTTTCCATCAATGTCGGCGGCGTTCAGCTGGCCAATCCGGTGTTGGCCGCCTCAGGCACCTTCGGCTACGGACTCGAATCAATCGCTTTGACCGAAGCCCATCGGCTCGGCGGAATCGTCACCAAGACAATTACCCTGGAGCCCCGGGCGGGGAATCATCCCCTGCGGATTGCTGAAACAGATGCCGGCCTGCTCAATTCGATTGGGCTGCAGAATGTCGGTATGGATCGTTTTCTCGCTGAAATTCTTCCTCCCTTAAGAGATCTAGGACCCAGGATTATTGTGAGTCTCGGGGGCCGGCGGATCGATGATTTTGTCCGGATTGCAGAAAGGGTCGGCCGGGCGCCTGGTGTTGCGGGGCTCGAAATTAATATCAGCTGTCCCAATGTCAGCGAAGGGGGGATGGAATTCAGTCAGAATCCGCGAACCGCTTATCAGGTCATCGCGCACATCCGCTCGGTCACCGATCGTCCCCTTTGGGCGAAGCTTTCGCCCAACGTCACCTCGATCGAAGAGATTGGAAGGGCCTGCCTTGAGGGCGGGGCCGATGCGCTGACCGCGATCAACACCCTGCTCGGTCTTGTTATCGATACCGAGAAAAATAAACCTCGTCTGGCCCGCGGTTTCGGCGGGCTTTCAGGACCGGCCATCCGGCCGGTCGCCGTGGCCCGGGTCCATCAATTGTTCAAGGCGTTGGGGGGGCCGATTGTCGGGGTTGGCGGGATCGCCGCCATCTCCGACGCCATGGAATTCTTTTTGGCCGGGGCTTCGGCCATACAAATCGGCTCTGCCTCGTTCGCCCACCCGGGGACGGCGGTGGAAATTCTGGATCAATTACCCTCCCGGATCGAGAGACTCGGCAAATCATGTCTAGCCGAGATCGTGGGTTCGCTCCAGTGGCCACAGGAAGGAGTGTGA
- the pyrR gene encoding bifunctional pyr operon transcriptional regulator/uracil phosphoribosyltransferase PyrR codes for MRSKAEILNREEIRRALIRISHEIIEANRGTQGLALVGIRRRGVPLAERIRRIIQEIEGADVPLGIVDITLYRDDLSRIAAQPVVRTSELPFQVDDKVIILVDDVLYTGRTVRAALDALMDYGRPEAIRLAVLIDRGHRELPIRADFVGKNVPTSRRENVSVQLMEDDGEDGVHIIEAHGNSASGQGEGPS; via the coding sequence CTGCGGTCCAAGGCGGAAATTCTCAACCGCGAAGAAATCCGGCGGGCGCTGATCCGCATCTCGCACGAGATCATCGAGGCCAATAGAGGAACCCAGGGCCTCGCCTTGGTCGGGATCCGCCGCCGCGGTGTCCCCTTGGCTGAGAGGATCCGGCGGATCATTCAGGAAATCGAGGGGGCCGATGTTCCTCTCGGGATCGTTGATATCACCCTCTATCGCGATGATCTCTCGCGGATCGCGGCGCAGCCGGTGGTCCGGACCTCGGAGCTTCCCTTCCAAGTGGATGATAAGGTGATCATTCTAGTGGATGATGTGCTTTACACAGGGCGCACCGTGCGGGCGGCTCTGGATGCTCTCATGGATTACGGCCGGCCTGAGGCGATCCGTCTGGCGGTTCTGATTGACAGGGGACACCGGGAATTGCCGATCCGGGCCGATTTTGTGGGGAAGAACGTTCCCACCAGCCGCCGTGAAAATGTAAGCGTTCAGCTGATGGAGGATGATGGCGAGGATGGGGTGCACATCATCGAAGCCCATGGGAATTCCGCATCCGGCCAAGGGGAGGGCCCATCGTGA
- a CDS encoding dTDP-4-dehydrorhamnose 3,5-epimerase family protein codes for MIDGVITKELKVISDARGYLMEIFRRDDPFFKQFGQAYLSVAYPGRVKGWHYHKIQTDHFAVVKGMGKVVLYDRREGSPTHGEVNELFIGDRRPMLVRIPPGVLHGIKGIGTEPVLLLNIPDEVYNYNEPDEYRVSPHSGEVPYDWSDVDG; via the coding sequence ATGATTGATGGCGTGATTACCAAAGAGTTGAAGGTCATCTCCGATGCCAGGGGATATCTCATGGAGATTTTTCGCCGGGACGATCCTTTCTTTAAACAATTCGGGCAGGCCTATCTCAGCGTGGCTTACCCCGGCCGGGTTAAAGGATGGCACTATCACAAAATTCAAACGGATCACTTCGCCGTCGTTAAAGGGATGGGGAAGGTTGTCCTCTACGACCGCCGCGAAGGGTCACCCACGCATGGCGAGGTGAACGAGCTTTTTATCGGCGACCGCCGTCCGATGTTGGTTCGGATCCCACCGGGCGTTCTGCACGGGATCAAGGGAATCGGCACCGAGCCGGTGCTGCTTCTCAACATCCCTGATGAAGTTTACAACTACAACGAGCCGGATGAGTACAGAGTTTCACCGCACAGTGGTGAGGTTCCCTACGATTGGAGCGATGTTGATGGATAA
- a CDS encoding NAD-dependent epimerase/dehydratase family protein: MKILVSGGAGFIGSHLTDALVNQGHRVIVVDNLSSGRLANLKSARATGRAQFIRGNVKNRTLLRGLLPGVDLVFHLAAAVGVRNIIDRPLESLMNNLQGAASILEACHQSGGIKVVLFSSSEVYGKGLSAKLKESDDCILGPTSVMRWSYAASKVVDEFMALSYGKELGLPVVAVRCFNTCGPRQLGHFGMVLPRLILQALKGETMTVYGDGLQSRCFSFVGDVVRGVLMLAENPAAEGDVFNIGSDQETTVLDLAERIKTLTGSSSRVRLVPYADVYGRDFEDIRRRVPSLDKITHLTGYRPLADLDTLLLLTIRDIAKAKQLPLPESVTRSALPSVLSYCGPDAPLRVPC, encoded by the coding sequence ATGAAGATCCTCGTTTCGGGCGGGGCGGGGTTCATCGGCTCCCACTTGACCGATGCTCTTGTGAATCAAGGGCATCGTGTCATCGTTGTGGACAATCTCTCCTCAGGCCGCCTGGCGAATCTGAAATCCGCCAGAGCCACTGGAAGAGCGCAATTTATCCGTGGAAATGTGAAGAACCGCACATTGCTCCGAGGGCTTCTTCCCGGTGTCGATCTTGTCTTTCATCTCGCGGCGGCTGTCGGTGTCCGCAATATCATCGACCGGCCCCTCGAGAGCCTCATGAACAATTTGCAGGGCGCCGCCTCGATCTTGGAGGCCTGCCATCAATCGGGCGGGATCAAGGTTGTCCTCTTTTCCTCTTCCGAAGTCTATGGGAAAGGTCTCAGCGCGAAGTTGAAAGAGAGCGATGATTGTATTCTGGGCCCGACCTCGGTTATGCGCTGGTCATATGCCGCGTCGAAGGTTGTGGATGAGTTCATGGCCCTGAGTTATGGGAAAGAGCTTGGGCTTCCGGTCGTGGCTGTCCGTTGTTTCAACACCTGTGGACCGAGGCAACTGGGTCATTTTGGGATGGTATTGCCAAGGCTGATTCTCCAGGCGCTCAAGGGGGAAACAATGACCGTCTATGGCGACGGTCTGCAAAGCCGCTGTTTCTCTTTTGTGGGGGATGTGGTTCGCGGCGTCTTGATGCTCGCCGAGAATCCGGCCGCCGAGGGGGATGTTTTCAATATCGGTAGCGATCAAGAGACGACGGTTCTAGACCTTGCCGAGAGAATCAAGACCCTTACGGGGAGCTCTTCGAGGGTTCGCCTCGTCCCCTACGCCGACGTCTACGGAAGGGACTTTGAAGATATACGGCGACGGGTTCCTTCACTGGACAAGATCACCCATTTGACCGGTTACCGCCCTCTGGCTGATCTTGATACGCTCCTTCTCTTGACGATTCGGGATATTGCCAAGGCCAAACAATTGCCACTCCCGGAATCTGTTACAAGGTCTGCTTTGCCTTCGGTCTTAAGTTATTGCGGCCCCGATGCCCCTCTTCGAGTTCCGTGCTGA
- a CDS encoding tetratricopeptide repeat protein codes for MKRLWILILLPLPLLAGCSRFGSYFNTFYFAKKYYAQAERIVTNSASDRLSPEAIKLYDKSIEKSEKVILKGGGWWAGIDDAIYLIGAANYGKRDYEEALRVFDGLLSDHPDSEFIPDALFLSGLCHHRRKEYALAEECFQRIATEYPGFERRDEILFLAGRGFEDDGEDQLALSSYEDLVEQFPKSKHMEATLDRIGEIHFEKARYDSSLYAFDRLAGFTRDDAVYLEANLQAGESLVRLGRYEEALNRYQSLLQGDPKKSQDSPRVWIHMAEAYNLDGRPEEALETLQKVLDGFGQSAQATEARFQIGYTYEVYLKDFEKARAAYQEASEMKVQSIFRDEAGTRLKNLQQIEELQNQAQSQEEVDRDARAEAAFMVAELLYLSSNRIEEALAKYDEVAEEFHDTDIGARAAYAVAWIQYNNPKSKEEGRSRFADIIQKYPGSPQADYLLKIMEEEGGADETLKSLVSRAKEEARLIELAKKISADSLAMAKADSIQQVKEQQKIAAAADTVAPGSPLNRRLPMPIEPGDWGRLGLVGPPPPPASPAASSPGPAPVLSPVPPDSVLMPEAVDFISAPALRDSVSVMEAADSTSAPAPGDSIPLNPAEDDPQ; via the coding sequence ATGAAACGTTTGTGGATCCTGATCCTGCTCCCACTACCCTTGTTGGCGGGATGTTCCCGATTTGGCTCATACTTCAATACCTTCTACTTCGCGAAGAAATATTACGCTCAAGCGGAACGGATCGTAACCAATTCCGCCTCTGACCGCCTTTCCCCGGAAGCGATCAAACTCTATGACAAGTCGATCGAAAAGAGCGAGAAGGTAATCCTCAAGGGCGGCGGATGGTGGGCCGGTATCGACGACGCCATCTATCTCATCGGAGCGGCGAATTACGGCAAGCGCGATTATGAAGAAGCCCTCCGCGTCTTCGACGGCCTGTTGAGTGATCACCCGGATAGTGAATTTATCCCGGATGCGCTGTTTCTCTCCGGCCTCTGTCATCACCGAAGGAAAGAGTATGCTCTGGCTGAAGAATGTTTTCAGCGCATCGCGACTGAGTATCCCGGATTTGAACGCCGGGATGAAATTCTCTTTCTTGCCGGAAGGGGATTTGAGGATGACGGCGAGGATCAACTGGCCCTTTCATCCTATGAGGATCTCGTTGAGCAATTTCCGAAAAGCAAACACATGGAGGCGACCCTCGACCGGATCGGGGAGATCCACTTCGAAAAAGCGAGATATGACAGCAGCCTCTATGCCTTTGACCGGTTGGCCGGTTTCACAAGGGATGATGCCGTTTATCTCGAGGCCAATCTCCAGGCGGGGGAGTCGCTGGTCCGCCTCGGCCGGTATGAAGAGGCCTTGAATCGATATCAGAGTCTGCTTCAGGGCGATCCGAAGAAATCGCAGGACTCGCCCAGGGTTTGGATCCATATGGCGGAAGCCTACAACCTTGATGGAAGGCCGGAGGAAGCCCTGGAAACCCTCCAGAAGGTTCTGGACGGCTTCGGGCAATCAGCTCAAGCGACGGAAGCCCGGTTTCAGATAGGTTATACATATGAAGTCTATCTAAAGGATTTTGAGAAAGCTCGCGCAGCCTATCAAGAAGCTTCCGAAATGAAAGTACAATCAATTTTCCGGGATGAGGCCGGAACCAGGCTTAAGAACCTGCAGCAGATCGAGGAGCTGCAGAATCAGGCGCAGAGCCAGGAAGAGGTAGACCGCGACGCCCGAGCCGAGGCGGCCTTCATGGTCGCTGAATTGCTCTATCTATCTTCGAATCGGATAGAGGAGGCGTTGGCAAAGTACGATGAGGTTGCGGAAGAGTTCCATGATACCGATATCGGCGCCCGCGCCGCTTATGCTGTAGCCTGGATTCAGTATAACAATCCTAAATCCAAGGAAGAGGGGCGGAGTCGTTTTGCGGATATTATACAAAAATATCCGGGTTCCCCGCAGGCCGACTATCTCTTGAAAATCATGGAGGAAGAAGGCGGGGCGGATGAAACGTTGAAATCCCTTGTCTCGCGGGCAAAAGAAGAAGCGCGCCTCATTGAGTTGGCGAAGAAGATCTCGGCCGATTCATTGGCGATGGCAAAGGCCGACTCGATCCAACAGGTCAAAGAACAACAAAAGATCGCCGCCGCCGCCGACACGGTTGCGCCCGGTTCGCCCCTCAATCGACGGCTGCCCATGCCGATTGAGCCCGGTGATTGGGGCCGGCTGGGTCTTGTGGGACCTCCTCCTCCGCCCGCTTCTCCGGCGGCTTCATCTCCGGGTCCCGCGCCTGTTCTTTCGCCGGTCCCGCCTGATTCAGTTTTGATGCCCGAAGCCGTCGATTTCATCAGTGCCCCTGCGCTTCGTGATTCAGTCTCGGTTATGGAAGCCGCCGATTCCACCAGTGCGCCCGCGCCCGGGGATTCGATTCCTCTCAATCCCGCCGAGGATGATCCCCAATGA
- the pyrF gene encoding orotidine-5'-phosphate decarboxylase, with the protein MVSESSDIKRKAKDRLIVALDVPSLDEARPVLKRLGDEIEWFKIGLQLFCAEGPDIVRWVRDQGKKVFLDLKLHDIPNTVARAVESVGHLGAGLITLHAAAGSEALRQAAEAALQFPDAVRPRLLGVTVLTSNQELPERELEAEVVRLAERSFQAGLDGVVAPARSLEPLRERFGEAIRVLCAGIRPAGSAANDQHWIMTPARAISDGARWIVVGRPILRAEDPAAAAAAIRREISSVLETQTGV; encoded by the coding sequence ATGGTCTCCGAGAGTTCAGACATCAAGCGGAAGGCCAAGGATCGTTTGATCGTCGCCCTGGATGTGCCCAGCTTGGATGAGGCCCGACCTGTTCTTAAGAGACTTGGTGATGAAATCGAATGGTTTAAAATTGGACTCCAGCTCTTCTGCGCGGAGGGGCCCGATATCGTTCGATGGGTGAGGGATCAGGGGAAGAAGGTCTTTCTCGATCTCAAACTTCACGACATTCCCAATACGGTGGCCCGGGCCGTTGAGTCGGTGGGCCACCTCGGAGCCGGTCTGATCACCCTGCATGCCGCCGCCGGTTCGGAGGCCCTGCGCCAGGCGGCGGAAGCGGCGCTTCAATTTCCCGATGCGGTTCGACCCCGGCTTCTTGGGGTGACGGTCCTGACCAGCAATCAAGAGTTGCCGGAGAGGGAGTTGGAGGCCGAGGTGGTGCGACTTGCCGAGAGGTCGTTTCAGGCCGGATTAGACGGTGTGGTGGCCCCCGCGAGGAGTCTCGAACCGCTCCGTGAACGCTTCGGGGAAGCGATCCGTGTCCTCTGTGCGGGCATCCGCCCCGCCGGATCGGCGGCCAATGACCAACATTGGATCATGACCCCCGCCCGAGCGATCAGCGATGGAGCCCGGTGGATCGTCGTCGGGCGCCCGATCCTCAGGGCGGAGGATCCCGCCGCGGCGGCCGCGGCCATACGACGGGAAATTTCTTCAGTTTTAGAGACCCAAACGGGCGTGTAG
- the rfbB gene encoding dTDP-glucose 4,6-dehydratase, producing the protein MDNEGRFPSRDQLSHALDEGRYLVTGGAGFIGSNFVHHMHRKHPKARITVLDKLTYAGNPSNLAEFEGQSWYRFVKGDICDVSLVNALLGEGTDFVVNFAAETHVDRSIGDPSDFIKTDVFGVYVLLEAIRQFPVLRFLQISTDEVYGEVLGDPATEFSPLLPRNPYSASKSGGDRLAYSYFATYGRPVIITRCSNNYGPRQYPEKLIPLFATNAIEGEKLPVYGSGRNLRDWIHVIDHCRALESLLAVPEIEGEVFNVATGDERDVLTIAAAILDHLKKPHSLIAHVVDRPGHDRRYAMGWGKLEGTTGWKPEYTFDTGLSETIDWYRDFPDWWRPLKSGEFLNYYRRNYKFLDDKRQAKSS; encoded by the coding sequence ATGGATAATGAAGGTCGGTTCCCCTCCCGGGATCAGTTAAGCCATGCCCTCGACGAAGGACGCTACCTCGTCACGGGAGGCGCCGGATTTATCGGCAGCAACTTCGTTCATCATATGCACCGGAAGCATCCCAAAGCCCGGATTACAGTTTTGGACAAGCTGACCTATGCCGGCAATCCGTCCAACCTTGCGGAGTTCGAGGGGCAATCGTGGTACCGTTTTGTAAAAGGGGATATCTGTGATGTTTCTCTGGTGAACGCTCTCCTTGGGGAGGGGACCGATTTTGTCGTGAATTTTGCCGCGGAGACCCACGTGGACCGGTCGATCGGCGATCCGTCGGATTTCATCAAGACGGATGTCTTCGGCGTGTACGTGCTGCTGGAGGCCATCCGCCAGTTTCCCGTCCTGCGCTTTCTCCAAATCTCGACCGATGAGGTCTACGGCGAGGTTTTGGGGGACCCCGCGACCGAATTCAGCCCGCTCCTCCCGCGGAATCCCTATTCGGCCAGCAAGTCGGGGGGCGACCGTCTCGCTTATTCATATTTTGCCACTTACGGCCGGCCGGTGATCATTACGCGATGCAGCAATAACTACGGGCCGCGCCAATATCCGGAGAAGCTCATCCCTCTCTTCGCGACCAACGCCATCGAGGGCGAGAAATTGCCTGTCTATGGCAGCGGGCGAAATTTGAGAGACTGGATCCACGTCATCGATCACTGCCGGGCGCTGGAGTCATTGCTGGCCGTCCCTGAGATTGAAGGGGAGGTTTTCAACGTCGCCACTGGGGATGAACGGGATGTTCTGACGATTGCCGCGGCGATTCTCGATCACTTGAAAAAGCCGCATTCCCTCATCGCGCATGTTGTTGACCGGCCTGGTCATGACCGCCGGTACGCGATGGGTTGGGGTAAGCTGGAGGGAACCACAGGTTGGAAACCGGAGTATACCTTCGATACCGGATTGAGCGAGACGATCGACTGGTATCGGGACTTTCCAGATTGGTGGCGTCCTCTCAAATCGGGCGAGTTTTTAAATTACTATCGCAGGAACTACAAGTTTCTCGATGATAAAAGACAGGCAAAGTCATCTTGA